One region of Salvia miltiorrhiza cultivar Shanhuang (shh) chromosome 3, IMPLAD_Smil_shh, whole genome shotgun sequence genomic DNA includes:
- the LOC131016284 gene encoding protein SPIRAL1-like 1, whose protein sequence is MGRGVSSGGGQSSLGYLFGSGEAPKPAVEKAQATLSESSVASKEPSPKPNAAPKPVDVSKQIPAGIHSSTTNNYVRADGQSTCNFITDRPSTKVHAAPGGSSSLGYLFGGGSSSN, encoded by the exons ATGGGTCGTGGAGTTAGCAGCGGTGGAGGGCAGAGTTCGTTGGGTTACTTGTTTGGTAGCGGTGAGGCTCCAAAACCAGCAGTGGAGAAAGCACAAGCTACACTGAGTGAGAGTAGTGTTGCTAGTAAAGAACCTTCGCCAAAGCCTAATGCCGCTCCTAAGCCAGTAGACGTTAGCAAGCAGATTCCTGCAGGGATTCATAGTAGCACCACCAACAACTACGTCAGAGCAGATGGTCAGAGTACTTGCAATTTTATCACG GATCGACCATCAACTAAGGTTCATGCTGCTCCCGGAGGAAGTTCTTCTTTGGGTTACCTTTTTGGTggcggcagcagcagcaactaA
- the LOC131016281 gene encoding protein SPIRAL1-like 1 produces MGRGVSSGGGQSSLGYLFGSSEAPKPAVGKAQAAPSESSVASKEPSPKPNSAPKPVDVSKQIPAGIHSSTTNNYVRADGQSTCNFITDRPSTKVHAAPGGGSSLGYLFGGGSSSN; encoded by the exons ATGGGTCGTGGAGTTAGCAGCGGTGGAGGGCAGAGTTCATTGGGTTACTTGTTTGGTAGCAGTGAGGCTCCAAAACCAGCAGTGGGGAAAGCACAAGCTGCACCGAGTGAGAGTAGTGTTGCTAGTAAAGAACCTTCGCCAAAGCCTAATTCCGCTCCTAAGCCAGTAGACGTTAGCAAGCAGATTCCTGCAGGGATTCATAGTAGCACCACCAACAACTACGTCAGAGCAGATGGTCAGAGTACTTGCAATTTTATCACG GATCGACCATCAACTAAGGTTCATGCTGCTCCCGGAGGAGGTTCTTCTTTGGGTTACCTTTTTGGTggcggcagcagcagcaactaA